The window CACTCACTGCAGGGTTTTCCTGCATGTATCTTCTTAATAAGATACCATGTTTTCATGCTTTCGTATTGGATGGATatatccaactaagttggtaaatTTGTGTCCCAATTGGAGTCTTCTTAGCTTAAATATCAGTAAATTTTCCCCCTAAAAAGGGGAAATCTGTATATTTAATTCGAAGATTGTTTTTGCATTCATGAACTAAACTTGCGAAACCTTTCCTTGAAGTACGAGCAGTGAGCATCCCAAGAACAAGGGATATACGACCAAAGTATCATGGACCTCGTAGGTAAAACACCATCAAGGATGTTTGATTTCTAATTTCACAATCTCAAAGCATGGCCAGGATCGATGTATTCGAATGAGAGTTGGCACCAGATTCGTGCAATGAGACAATGTCAACCTTGGTTGACGTCACCAAGTTGCTCGAGAAGGCATGACAGGGGAAACACGTACATTGCTGGATACCGGAGTTGCATAAACGCCTAAACCTTAAGGTTGTGGACTTTATTAGGGAGTCTCTGACGTCCCATCTATTTTGGTCAAAGTCAAACCCAACGCACAACTGAGTATATCAGAGAGTCGTATCAGATAGAGGAGGCGTGTCAAACCGCAACAAATGGACCCACGCTTCGCCTCTTCTTTCATCCAACCGCTGCGTTCGGTAAGATCACGAAGCCACCAGTAAATGTGATCCTTCCATCGCAACAAATCTACCTGACTAAAGATGGAGGAAAATACGGGCCCCGTAGTACCATCCAATCACCTATCCGGTAGAGAAAATGAGTATAAGTTAAGTGTGAACCGATTTGCATATTCCAGTGTTCTTGAACACGAAACAGACATCCCTCCCACCACGCGCCGGCCCGCCATCCCTTGTATTCCCCGGCCCTTCCCACTTGCCAACCACGGGGCCTCAAATTTCGTGCCGTCAGCTCCTTCGCCCTCCGCCATTTGACTGATCTCCAATCGGTCTTGAACTTGATCTCCAACGAGATGAGGTCTTCCTTCTCTTGCTGCAGAACTTCCtacggagaagaagaagaaccagcTTGGGGCCCCAAGCACCGGGTGTTCACCCACGAGGAGATCGAGTCCGCCACCTCCGGCTTTTCTGCTTCCTCCCTGCTCGGTCGCGGCAGCCACGGCTCCGTCTTCCTCGCCTCGCTCGATCAGGGCCGCCTCCTCGCCGCTGCCAAGCTCCCCTCCCAGTTTTCTATCTCCTCGGATTCGCCCTCGGCCGCCGACGCCGAGATTGGCCTCCTCTCCTGCCTCCCACGCAGTCCGCTCCTGGTGAACCTTGTGGGCGCCACGCCGGCCGCCGGGCCCTCCCCACGCATCGCGGTCGTCGACCTCATGCCACAAGGATCCCTCCACGACCTCCTGCACGACCAGCTCCGCCCAGCACCACCATTCCCTCGCCGTCTCCGCCTAGCCCTCCTCTCCGCCACCGCCCTCGCCCACCTCCACTCCCTCTGCGTCGCCCATCGCGACGTCAAGCCCGCCAACCTCTTACTCGACGCCAAGGGCCGGCCCCGCCTCGCCGACTTCGGCCTCGCCGTGCGCCTGTCCTCCCGGGACGGCCACGAAGCTGCCGTTTTACCGCAGCCTGCCGGCACCATGGGCTACCTCGACCCGGCCTACTTCCACCCGGAGGACGTCAGCACGAGCACCGACGTATACAGCTTCGGCGTCGTCCTCCTCGAGGTCCTCAGCGGGCGGGAAGCCATCGACGTGGAGTACAGCCCGCCGTCGCTGGTGGACTGGGCGAGGCGACTGCTGGAGGAGGGGCGGTACGAGGAGATATGGGACCCGCGGGCGGCGCCGGAAGGGAGGAGGGAGAAGGAGGCTGCAAGGGCGATGGCGGACGTGGCGGGGAGGTGCTTGGTTGCGGCCGCCAGGGAAAGGCCTTCAATGGCAGAGGTGGTGGCGGAGCTCAGGGGGGCGGAGCGGCGGATGGGTTTGCGCGGGCTGCGCCTCGCGCGGTGGGCCATGCgggggaggagggaggggaagcGGTCGCACCCGCTCAGTGGGAACCGGAGGGTGTCCGACGTGGCGGCCTCGTAGCATTCACGTGGCTTTTAGGTTCACGTCTTCGGCAGACACTTTAATCTTCTGTTTGACGATCGCATGTAATGGATGATGTGGATTGACGCGTGTGTCGCATGGTTGGATAAGAACAACCACCTTACTATTGCCTCCCCCATGAGTGGACCCACATTTGGGACAATGCAACGGTTGAGAAATTTATTAGTAGGATTAAAATCTCGTCAAATTCATCTTCAACATAATGTGATTTAAACCACTTTGTACGTTGATTTATGTGTATTAGTAACATAAGCCTGCTTCAGTAAAGTAGATAGATGTGGACATTAAATGAAATGAGGCACCGCAGTCCCTTTACATAGAACAAACAGCAAGCGTACTTGACATGACTTTACATTATACATATTTGCTTCATATATTACCAAttgacatctatttttttttatttattatatagctACGGTTCTACAGTTGCATTGATGTTTGCTATTCTAAATATTgttataaaaatttattattttactattgaTATTTTGAGCattctttataaaaataaaatcattgtgttatttttatctttcttattctgtttctaacaaattataattcatcaatataatatttttttttaaatataaccttctaaagagttcacaatatatgtagaaaatttggtttagagaattttttttataaaaatgtgaTGCACTATTATTGAGGAAAATTCAAAAATAGTACATTGCATAGGTACACCATTTAAaataatcttaaatttttagaaaagcTTTAAATAGGAATCTTATGAAGATATGTTActggttttatttttttatttttttttggtatttttatgaatttttagcattacatgtcattttttattttcttctcattTTTGTATTTCTAAAAAATTATAAGGTATTCGTATAATATATTTTCACATATGAGCttttaaataaatcaataatatatCTAGAAACTTTAgtctagaaaaaaaaatttcctaaTAGGTGATGCACTATTAttgagaaaatttaaaaaattgtgCATTGCATAAATGCACTATGCAAAATGatcttaaatttttagaaaaatttTGAATAGGACTCTTATGGATATATGTCATAGCTTTTctattttagagaatttttttgggtatttttatgaatctttagCATCTAAATAtcatatcatttttatatttttctcttttttatttctaaCAAATTATAATACATTCATACAATGTACTTTCATACTTAATCTTTTAAATAGGCCCTCAATATAGGTAAAATAGAAAAACAATTTCCTGATGGGTGATGgactatttaaaaataaataaaaaataatgtattgcatatatatattattcaaaaCGATctcaaatttttaagaaaattttgaATATTAAACTTATAACATATGCTACTAAGTTtttcatttttagattttttttagttttttttatgattttttagcaTCTAAAAagtgtcattttttattttctacttatttgtatatttataataaattataatacatgcataaattttttttttacatttgggCTTCTAAATAGATCAAGGATGTctgtcaaaaaaaattatttggaaAAAAGATTTCTAATTGGTGATGCATTATTTTGGATGAAAAATTTAAAACTATGCATCGGATAGACACACTGTTCAAAAAGATCTGAATTTTTAGCATCTAAACAATgtgtcagttttttttttttatcttctctttgtttattttatttctaAGAAATTATAATTCATCCGTATAACGTTTCTTTTATATTTGAGTTCCTAAGTAGATCAACAATGTATGTTAAAAATTTTGatctagaaaaataaaattttaatcggTGATTCActatttttgataaaaataaaaaataataatacatcGCATAAAAACATTATTTAAAATGATCTTAAAtatggaaaaaagaagaagatgaaaagTAACAAAAGAGAAGCTTTTTATATCTTCATCCATATTTGCATTAGTGTTAGAAGGACAacaccattatatatatatatatataacagaagataaaaaatcaaaaaaaaaaaaatatatatatatatatatattaaaaaattcgcCTAAAAACTTTTATCGCTTAGATTACGTTAGGTGGGGATCTGCCTTCCAGCCTGCCTTCCACGCCACTGCAGAGGAATTCATGCTATTTATTATCAACCaatcattatttatttgataGAATTAAATGagtgaataaaaaaatttaaatctaatttgCAGTAATTGATATATGTAATCATGTAACAGAAAAAACATGTGATGCCACACATTTAGTTTCATTATTGTTGTCTGCTATTGTTTGTTTTAATGTGTAAGTAACTATGCTGGATGGGTTGGGTAGGAATCAAGGACCAACTTGCAGTTAGGTAAGTAGTCCCAAGTGATGGACCCACTTGGCCACATAGCTTGGTCACTCCAGTAACAGGTCTCAATCGGGGTGTCAATTTTGACCTCAAATCCAACAAGTCAATTAAATGAATCGGATGAGTCGGTGGGTTAGGATTGTCCCGACATTCCGTGCCAGAAGAGCCCATGTGGCCCAAGTCAATTTTTTGCATGAAGAGCCCAAACCTACGACGGACAGATCTCTGCCACGCTTCTCTCCACCGCACTGGAGAGGAGCCGACCGGAACGGAATCCAATCGAACCAATTACGAGTCGGATAATGTAGAGGAAATAACGAGCTGTCACATCCGTTACCATGTTTGTATCCATCAAATCCAAATCCATGCACTGTGACCCGCTCCGATTTGAAGTTTTTATAACGGTCAAAATTACATTATAACGGTCGAAAATTTCGAAAGCCCTGGTGTGCCGTTACGACGCCGCTGCCTCGTGTCACAAGTGTCTCGTGGAGCGTTCTTTGGGACTCGACTTAAGTACGATGATTTAAACGTGGTCCGGCGTAGGACCGCATCCGAAATTGGAGCTTTGGAAACCTCCACCTCGAGGAACGAAGAGCAGCCCGAGGTTTCCGACCCGATCGCGATGGATTCGGCCGTCGATCTAGTTGCCAAGACGGGATCCGACGGCGGACACTCGCCGGACGTTGCCCCGCGCACGAATCACCACACGGAGGACGGCGCTTCCCCTCCCCCGCCGCCTCCTGGTCCTGGTCCTGACGACCCCCAGTCCCAAAAGCAGTCCAGACCCCAGACCCTGCCGCCTGATCCGACTACGATCGAGACCCCGCCCGCCCCCGCCGCTGCCACGGCACCGGCTGAGTCGAACCCCTACGTCGCTCGCTCCCCCGCGgcgaactcctcctcctcctcctcgaaaaGTAGAGCTTTCCCCCTTCTTTTTTGTTTGGGGTGCGATTTTTGGTTTGTCAAGGTCGAGCATTGATTGGTCGGAATGGTTTTTTTTTAATGGTTAGGTACGACGGAGACGGTGAAGAACGTGCTTAAGAGATGGGGGAAGAAGGTCGGGGAGTCGGCGAAGAAAGCTGAGGATTTCTCCAGAAATACATGGCAGCACCGTGAGTATTGCAATTTTAGGGTTCCTCCTCATCTCGTTTTGAATGCGTACATCTTAAAAGGAATTATATGTGCTACGAAGATAGTTATGTGGATACTAGAATGGCTCTTTCCTTCCCTTCTCTCGCCCTACTGACTTGCAGTATAGAACTGTGGAATTTTGGATGCATGGCTTATTGGAACTTAGGATCCTTACTTTTTTGTTGATAGTAAGCTCTAAGTCGTTCTATGTAATGCAGTTTTGAAATGAGATAAGACGAGAGTGAACAAGGAAGATCACGAAATTATTGAAAATCCGGAtgtaacattgggttcttacaattTTGAGGTGCGATAAGATGCGAGTGAACAAGGAACACAAAATTATTGAAAATTTAAACTGGAAATCCAATGATATGTGAGAATGGTAAACGATTGCAGCAGAAAATTTATGATATTCTTATTCTTTGCCTGTTGCAGCAAGGTAATCCTTTTTGGCTGTTAATTATAGTCAGTTATGTTTCCCTGTTTGGGATCTGGTAAGGATATACTGCTTCTAAAACTTTCCAAAAATAGTGTGCAAATCTGTCATATCTTTTTCTTGCATTATGATCTGATTTTAGTTGCAGGGAATAATGGTAGTTCAGCCTGTTGACTTGTTAAATGACTAATTCCATTTTATTCCCATCCTTCATTCCAATTGAGACGTTGTAATTTGATTTTTCAGATTGACTTTTAACCTGCTCGAACTATGTATCCTATTCATAGGCATGGGTCTAAGCTATAGACAAGTTTTTAAAGTGGAGTTAATTGTTTATTTACGGTGGTAGCAAGCTATATATGCAAGCAGTAACTTCACGGGGTATATGCTAAGAGCATCACAGTAGGTCATGCAATTTAAGAAATAGTTTTAGTTGTCGTTTGTTGTTTGTGTGAGAAAAGAAGAGGAGCAAGGGAAGGGGGTAGATAACTTGTGCAGATGGGTGGATAAGTCATATGGCTGGCTCTTGCCAATAGTTTTAGCCATTAGAAGGGCTTGTAAACTAGATTGACTTGGAAATTTGAATTGTTGACAACATAGAACTAAAATGAACAAAGTTGTAATTTTTCCGTTCTCTTTAGAATTAACCTGCAAATGCCTAtattatgtatgtttatgtttaattatATTATAGCCAATAACTACAAGCTATTTGATATAGATTGTATAACTTTTGTAAGTCAAACAAAATCTGGATCTGATTCTCTTTATGAAGTCTAAAATTTGACATCGTGTAGGAAGCTCTATAGAACTTTGCTATTTTAGGTTATTATCAAACTATGAGGTCAACAATGGTTGATGTAGCCTACTAACAACCGCTATTTTTGTCATGTATAGCAAACTTATGTAATAAAATGCACAGTGACAATTTAGCCAATAATATACATGtttatatttagttatattataaCCAATAACTACAAGCTATTTGATATAGATTGTATAACTTTTGTAAGTCAAACAAAATCTGGATCAAATTCTCTTTATGAAGTCTAAAATTTGACATCGTGTAGGAAGCTCTGTAGAACTATGCTCTTTTAGATTATTATCAACCTATGAGGTCAACAATGGTTGATGTAGCCTACTAACAACCGCTATTTTTGTCATGTATAGCAAACTTATGTAATAAAATGCACAGTGACAATTTAGCCACATCGACCATGATCACTCACCTAATTTCACTAATTATGACACCAtttctaaaatttataaaatgtGCATGCCATACAATTTTTTTATACTATCTATACTTTAGCACATAGATATAGCTTGTTCCATGTTTTAGGATGATCCTAGAAAAAAACACCAAAACTCTTATATGCGCCAGTGGATTTCATGTGTCATGCTGAATTTAGTGTAAGACTAATACTAAATTGATGAGTCATTTTAGCTGATTcattttattttcaattaatgTACCTTTATTTGTCTTTTTTATCTAAATAATTGTGTTGATCTTTGCCCTTTCACTTCCTTTTATGAAAACTTTATCATTCTTACTCTGCTTATTTAGTAGGCCAATGGCATATTTATTGATGTTTTGTGTTCCTATTCATTCCAGTGAACACTGGACCCAGTTTTGTTGAAGCTACCATGGGAAGGATTGCTCAGGGTACCAAAGTGATTGCAGAAGGTGGTTATGATAAGATATTTCGACAAACTTTTGACACACTTCCTGAAGAGCAACTTAAGAAATCCTATGCGTGCTATCTGTCAACATCTGCTGGTCCTGTTATGGGAGTTCTTTATCTCTCCACAGCAAAACTTGCATTTTGCAGTGACAATCCTCTTTCCTACAAAGTCGGGGATCAGACTGAATGGAGTTATTATAAGGTATGCATTCTGAAACATAACTAGCATCATGAACTTGTGATCTTATTTTACTGGATTCCATCGAGTATAGGATAAATATGTCTATGGAAATATCAAAAACTTTTATTAGTTTGTGCATCGATGTATACATAGTCAGACCTAGAAGAACATTTTCAAATATACTAACAATGACATTTATGTAGAGGAGAATGGGAGCTAGCTTTCCCAACAGAGTGAAATTTTTGGACATTTCACCTTTTGGACCTTCATAttagattctttgttaagcacagGAGCAATAAGCTCTGGTAATGTCTGAGAACAGAAGGAAAATAGCATATACGCTAAGTTTATCCAATAGAATCATCCATCCGAAGTATCTTTCAACAAAATTTTAGGAGTTGATATTTCTTTTGTTAGCTAGAGAAGGTCATTTATGACATTGTGCATACATGTGCTTCAGCATATTTTGTACTCATGTACATAACAAagcaaaatatttattatttacaatTTTTGAAATTTGACACATAAGCATGGTAGGAATAAGCACCATAAATGTTCAGTCCAAGAAGTGAAAGACCATATGCACTTAATTTAGCCAACAGGATTCTTTCCAACCTTTGAGGATTTAACATTCCTCTTCGAAGTTCCTCTACTACATTGTGTGAACCATATGCATGGGTAGACACACTATTGCATGTACAAAGGGAAAAAATATTTGTTAATGCTTACAATTATTGGGATTCTACTCAAGTTTCTTATAGAATGATCTAAAGAGTTTCTAATTTTTATGATCTCAAGAAAGGGTTAGATGGACTATGTTGTTTGTCCAAATATTTAATATGAAATTGGGATCCATTTTGTTTAAAAGTTTTGGTGCCTTTATCTACCGAGGAACAATGACAAGATTGCCTTGAACCTTATGTGGGAATTTTCAGAGAGAACCAAGTTTATATTTACTCATTTGAATTAATACATACATATGTAATACGTAAAGTCCATAAGCATGTGTGATCGTGTCTCTGAGTACGAAGAATACATGTTTTATATACATGGATGTAGGTAAATAACACACTTGTGTGTACTTTATAGGCTTATCTATAAGTAGATTAAGATATAATgctaaatattcattaatttctcATAGAtgatatcatatcatgaaagaagaTCATAAAAAAACATTACATGTGACCCATATATGAGGATTAACTTATCTTACAAAATTTTATTAAAGAAAGTGAAATCAACAGAAAAGCAGAGGCTTAGTGAAGGAGAGTAAAGAAAGTAAAATCATTAGGCATTATAGTAGATATGGTAAGACCTTTATAGATAAGTTTTTTATAATAATCTTTTTTTGTAACACTAAgcatacaataataataacaacaaagttTTAAGTCTTAGCTATTTGGGGTCGGATACATGAATCTTTTGCTGTCATTGAGATTTGTAAAAAACCATATGCTTATtagttaagagtatttaaatttttatttatagaagctatttggggtcggatacatggatcttttgccgtcattgagatttgtaaaaaatcatatgcttattagttaagagtatttaaatttttatttatagttttcattGAGGTATTTTTAAATCTTTCTCTATCTTTTctcgtaccactaacattaattattttatctctttTAACTGCCACACCCGGAGGTCTTCTCAGTATATGCCTCATACCATCTTAAGCgattttctcttatcttatccCCTATTGAAGCTTATACCTAGTTATTCATGAATAAgagtatttcttttcctatctttcctagtaactctatACATTCATCGCAACATTCTCATTTCGACAACAcaaattttttgtatatgttttttcttaacTACTTAATGCTCGACCCATAAAGTATTATTAGTCTCACAattgtcttataattttttttttatcttatccgatgatcacacaagactcctaaTGTCTCTCGTCATTTTAATTATCCTGTTTTTACTctgtgaataatatcttcattgatCGCTCTAACTTGTTAAATAATTGATCCAACATACCTAAAGCTTTTATCTAAGAGACTTCTTGTCCgtccaatttaattatattttcttgtctatttcttgaatcattaaaattatattttatatagtcAGTTTTAgttctacttaatctaaaacctttagtttctaaggcttgcCTTCATTGCTAagcttataattaattttacttagGCTTTCATTAATTATGACAATATCATCAGTAAATAACATATATTGGGGATGTCTATCATGTAAATGATTAATAAGTTCATCAATTATCAACGTGAAAAAATAGGGACTTAATGCGCTACGACACACTTCTTGTAGTTCTAACACaagtaattatattattatatatatatttaataatatcaatataattagtggatacacttttctttttctaaaaGCTACCATAATAAATTTCTAGAAACCATATTATTGACTTtatctaagtcaataaaaatcatatacaaa of the Musa acuminata AAA Group cultivar baxijiao chromosome BXJ2-10, Cavendish_Baxijiao_AAA, whole genome shotgun sequence genome contains:
- the LOC103969622 gene encoding GEM-like protein 1, yielding MDSAVDLVAKTGSDGGHSPDVAPRTNHHTEDGASPPPPPPGPGPDDPQSQKQSRPQTLPPDPTTIETPPAPAAATAPAESNPYVARSPAANSSSSSSKSTTETVKNVLKRWGKKVGESAKKAEDFSRNTWQHLNTGPSFVEATMGRIAQGTKVIAEGGYDKIFRQTFDTLPEEQLKKSYACYLSTSAGPVMGVLYLSTAKLAFCSDNPLSYKVGDQTEWSYYKVVIPLNQLKAASPSVSKMKSAEKYIQVVSIDNHEFWFMGFVSYDAAIKNLQEAFRDAQESQP
- the LOC135625853 gene encoding serine/threonine-protein kinase-like protein At1g28390, whose translation is MRSSFSCCRTSYGEEEEPAWGPKHRVFTHEEIESATSGFSASSLLGRGSHGSVFLASLDQGRLLAAAKLPSQFSISSDSPSAADAEIGLLSCLPRSPLLVNLVGATPAAGPSPRIAVVDLMPQGSLHDLLHDQLRPAPPFPRRLRLALLSATALAHLHSLCVAHRDVKPANLLLDAKGRPRLADFGLAVRLSSRDGHEAAVLPQPAGTMGYLDPAYFHPEDVSTSTDVYSFGVVLLEVLSGREAIDVEYSPPSLVDWARRLLEEGRYEEIWDPRAAPEGRREKEAARAMADVAGRCLVAAARERPSMAEVVAELRGAERRMGLRGLRLARWAMRGRREGKRSHPLSGNRRVSDVAAS